The sequence below is a genomic window from Uranotaenia lowii strain MFRU-FL chromosome 2, ASM2978415v1, whole genome shotgun sequence.
ACAGGTCATTAGGTtgccagagttttttttttttgagttgtggaaattattttattcattcggaccaatctacacagcaaaaaatttctaaaagtatacggaatctaaaacacgagtagtctaattttttacaagtgtaaatcgaagacgatgtaattttcaactccttttgatgtaattttagtcttttttcaaaaagcgaatagaaataaattgttttgctataattttatattccgtgatgtaaaaatcaaactgtcgatgaattttatatcacaaacagtgtaaaattgtatgtttgatttaaaattaaatggaaatgtGCAACTTGTGTAGCGCGCGTCGGATAAAAAGTAAATAAGtaagaaaattattcgaaaacgaGTCGTAGgcgtacactcaggcaaattcttattataattttcataagatgcatcttatgaaccgttttttagagtgtaaaataatgtttcataagagtcttataaaattctttcaattttcatacgatgctcttatgaaaaatagaagaaacggcattgtgaaaaaataatgaacacattcattcattgcatcagtttttttcatcatctaactgtacgaagcaatcgccagttcatgtTATTATAATTTCcattcaatgttaaatgttattgctaTCTCcagaatggtaagttcgatttgatgttttttgtgtAAACGtctaatatattagtaaactaaaatacattatttgtttacttttcagcaagctgatcggcaaaaaacgaaaggtcaaagatttagatgcggcaaaaaaaaactttgatggagccgtctcttgatgcgctgctgatggtgaccattagggatttaattttaaacaaatttggcaaacaataaagtgattGTTTTAGCATGAAATatctagaatttttcttattagaaagtgatttactattTCCacaagaatctcttatgaaaagcaacaacctttcattgaagtaggcgttcatcttcagaattcattcgcgtcataagacaatcttatgaatttcattaatttttcttatggcgccacttcataagagaatcttatggcatacataatagtatttttctgagtgtagctCTAGCATTTCCAGAATCCTTCAAAAGCTGGTAGGTTCATAATTatgtcatattgaaaaaaggatgctgttgaaattaatcagttttCTCTCCATTGCAGCATGATAAGATTTTTCGCAGCGGCAGTGATTTTTCGGAGAAATTTTCGTCAGGCGGAGGTAACGCTGACCGAAAAATGATGGTGTTCTGGGACGAATCGAGGATCCTGGTGACTGCCATCTGTATAACATcaccgtgctgggaatcatcggatgaaacaaaaattccagGCTGACGCTGTGCGTGATGGTGTATATCTTTTTAGGttattttggaaatatatgcgaaaataaaattttaaaagcagcGTATTCATTCATAGACAACAGcaaaacctgaatatttagcaAAGTTTCctaatatttacgataataaattttaaaatttacatccccgtgtatttttacacgacggctttcgTCGCCcgatttcgtgcattgttttcgatctaaatttacacgcctcaaaaattacattcttgaaaaaaatacatcgtgatagaattttacatcaaaatcgatgttccgttttcgtgcatcgttttcggtctaaaattacacgaatttttcttgctgtgtagacGAATCCAGACTTCATACCAAAACATAAAAGAGGGaagtgaaagaaaaataaaaaaatttgctgaCGGAAAGGCTGGTAACCCTTCCTCAGTCTAGCAGAAAGCGCCACAAGGGACAACCAGCAGTGAATGAGATggaagatgaaaaacaaacgtCACTCTTTCACTTCTTTCCTTCATCTGAGCGGATCACCACGtttgttttttagtaaatttgctaacatttttaaattcggGAAGTATATGAATATAATTTGTTAATCTATTATAGTACCTAACATCTACCACATAATTTCCTCGATATAGTGAAAAGTAGATAAGTGAATTGGTTAGAACAGAATCGATATCGGTGAGATTTAGTTGAAAGTTGTTAACGTACCTTAGTTCATTAGTTTGCTGAAATCGTTGTCATTCTAGTTCTCAAAAATCTACAATTTGTTATCCTACATTTCGCTACACTACAATTTGATAGCCTACAATCTAAACCGAAATTTGTAAGTAAACATAATCATTTAAAATAGTGATTATacctaaaaataaaactatttacaGTTGAGGCCTGTTCATATCGAACCTAACCTTGTATGAGTCGTGACTTGCTGGAAGAAATCGGTCCCACCAACAATCGTTCCCAACTTCTAAAGAGAAGCCGGACCAACTCCTAACTCTCCCAGAGCCGGAATTAACACTTCAAAAATTTCGTGGTACGATGGCAGAAGGAAACCAAAGTGAATCAGCAGCTGTTATCACCTTCAGCAAGGAGGATTTCAACTGCCAGGCATGTGATCGTCCGGATGATGCCGACTCCATGGTGTCATGCGATTCCTGTCGGTTGTGGTGGCATCAGATGTGTGCGCAGGGTACTTCCAGTGTAGAGTCGCGCCATTGGCTTTGTCCTGGATGCAGGCCTGCATCGTCTCGTATCATTTCCAATGTTGCTTCATCTAAAGTTCGTCGCGCGGATTTAAAACTAAAGCAACTGGAGGAAAAGCAAGCATTGGGAAAAAGTTGTTGGACGCGGAAAAAAAGAGTTGGACGCGGAAAAGCGCTCCCtggatgaaaaacaaaaaaaaatcaactggaaCAATTGGAGCTTGAATCTCAAGAAGGCAGTGTACGCAGTCACGTCAGTCTGTCGGttgtgaaacaaaaaacagcttACTGGGATGAAAATCTTCCGGCAGCTTCTGGAGAGGTGGGAAATCTTAACCTGGTAGAACaaccaacatcatttttgcctGGAAAGGAGCTCCTCTGTCTTCCGGATTTCTCCACTCTACAACGCATCGTTTTTAAAGGCATGAAATTAGCGAAACCTGCTTCGAAATCGCTGCCACCGCCGTTCCATTGGTCGAATGAGTATGCTGATCCGATTCCTGTTGGGAAAACCGGTGCCTATCCAAAAAGCGACGCTCTCAAACAACCGCCGAAACCGTTTCCCGTGGAACAACGGGTGTCGAGGCAAACGATGGTACCACCCCCCGAGTCGTGTCTTCCCCGGTCACTGCCCATTCCCCTTGCAGTGGTCCCCGATCCGCTGCCAGCCCCTCCCACGGCGGTCTCTTCGGCAGCCCATGGTAGGAATACTGTGATCCAAGGTAATCAAAAGCAGTCACGCCCAGGTAAGCCCGAACCATCTGAAAATATTAATGGATATGAGCCCCTAGATTCCTTAATGGATCAATTGGGACTTAGTCCCACAAAAAATGCCCAAATTATGAATAGTCTGCCCAGATATACAACAACGTCCTCTCAAATGGCAGCTTGCAAAGTTATGTCTCGAGATTTGCCCAACTTTTCGGGCGATCCAGCTGATTGGCCagcttttataaactttttacaAGCTCTACGATTGCTTGTGGATATAGGCCTACTGAAAACTTATTCCGACTCCAACGTTGCTTGAGAGGCGCTGCTTCTTTCGGACGAAAACTTGGGAGATTTTAATGAATTCATATCTCGTCTAGCCCGTTTCGCGAGTCGGGTAACTTTATATAATGGTAGTATTGAATTCTATAGCTATTTCCAGAACCGTAATCTACACTGCAAGACAAGCGGAGGGTAtcaggaaatggatgttacagctgGAGTACTATAAGGATCGATGCTGGGTCCGATTCTGTGGAATATAACGTATGATGAGTTGCTGGCAGTGAGCCTGCTAGAGAGATTGAAGTTGATTGGTTTAGCAGACGACGTCGTGCTACTAGCCTCGACAAAAATCGTCCAGCTATGAGCTTCAGAGGCTGTAGAAGCAGTGGAGAGCTGGGTGTCAaaaagagtgtcttcaaaaacaatttttgccgTTAATTCGATCACACGACCatcccgtaatgttttggccagcTGTCAAGCAAagcaaagtcgttcaagaatggtatgcagaAAGAGGCAtccagtttgttccgaaaaaccttaacccacccaactgcccctAGTTCCGCCcttttgagaaatactgggcaatcatgaagaggagactcacggcaaagggaaaggttgtcaaagacatcaatcagatgaagacctggtggaataagatagctcaaacgatggacgaagaagGTGTGCGCCGCAAAATAAGCCGTGTTACAGGAAAAGTttcagaatttcttcgaaaccgtgacgaacaattttatccgtattttttctcaaaaatatgaagaaaacgcTAGATTTGTAAAAAAGGtcttgaattcaataataaataactgaaatacaggcaattgtttttgttccaattctatctgAAGCTCGCTTTACCATGGTCCCACCCAGATAAGCTCTGAGGAGCCACGGTAACTCGCCGTGCCTTGGTTCCAATTCGTATGATTCTTACTTCAAATTTTCCACCTTAACTATTAAAATAAGGTGGTTTAAAGCCTATTCCACACAAGGCAACTGCGATTTTGGCTATGAGACAAACTTTGatgtctgttgttgttggaaacctgagacggtctcagtgtctcccgaagaaaatgggagacgctgagaccgtctcgagacgaaccgtctcgagacgaaccgtctcctagtgtgggcTAGGCTTAAAACAACGATTACGGAGTTGGACAGATAGATTTGCCAAGATCAACCAATCCTTGTATGATGACATCTTCGTCAAGAATCACTCGTTAAGTACCGAACGTGTGCCTTGACAGACGAGAGTCCAGGATAAGCGGCACACGATCAGCACACGGTGGGCAAAAGTGTGAACTTCAAGTCATCACGAAGAGAGCAAACTAGGAAGACGCGTTGACTAGTCGTGggtatacaatttaaaaagatgTCAGACAAATATCTTTCTGCAGATGTCGTTCACATCTCTTCAGCGTGTATGTTCAATCCATCTCTACTAACGTTTCCAATACTCGATCTCCGATCTTGAGATCCAGTTGCTCCTCCAAGTTAACCAAGTAaccctttaaaaatatcttttaatagTTATTTACTGATCTCAGATTTTGATATTTCTTCTCGTTACGAATAAACCAttattaaatttggaaaaagctgCATTACGACAACCCTTCCGAGATTCTTCCAAGACTTGCTCGCTAGTCGATTGTAGTGTTCTTCAAAAAGGCATCCAATGCTTCGACGATTACTAGCCGACATTCCTGGAATCGAACCAACGTTGAGGCACTGTTCAAGCCTATTTTACAGCCCGTCAGTTATTGAGTTATATTTGTGACAAAAGTGTTTAAATCCGTCAAATAAAGTATTCGGCGTTCAAGTCGGTGTTTTAAGCAAAGCAAATTATCAAAAGCAAATAggtaataaaacagttttttttttatttttatttcacattgaagtttttttattgATCTTCCTTTAATTTGTTGATGAACCCCACCACAGCCAAACTTTCCATAGTTTCGATCTTGTATATTTTTCGTACTTCTACATGGTTGTAAAGCATGTTGCTATGCTATATGTTGCAAATGCATTCTCTCGCAAGCGGGGGGGTAGttgatcattttaaattttgtctatttattTGGACTTCATTACTCGTATTTATGTTTTAACCTTCTCTTTATACTGTGGTTTTACACAGTTTTCCAAAGTCAGATTTTATTTTCCTAGCAATGTGCCACATTTAAAGCATTGACGAATGTTTCCAGATACATAGTActtttcttgtttgtttttgtttatcagatatctaacattttttaaaccattttatgAATCTAAATGCCTATatattttgtttctgttttaaGTCTCTTTTGTCTTAAGTATCCTTAATTGCTTGTTGCAGTttagagattttttaaaaataagtttgttaAGAATATTAATTGTTTCGTGCATGGCAGCATTTGCATAATCGGAGGTTTTTTGTCGCAGGAAGAAGTTTCTTTTTGTTCCGAAGTTTGTTTTTGTGATccgataagttttttttgagtGAACCGCATACCTATTACAAAATGTGTACACACTTTACATAACTAAGTactaaaattctcaaaattaagTAACATTAATATGATGATTTATAGCAGCTGATGTCGTAAAGGtaataaaatctcttaaaaacaaataatctGATATCGATTTTGTCGTTTTGGAGCATGGGTGTCAGCTATTTTCCCATGCTTGGTTCAAGAAATGTCCTCCTCTAATGAGTTCGGAGGGCAATGATTTACTCGTCTTGTGGGGTGTACGTTTTTGATTCTTTAGTATTGAGTGGTGTCGCTTCGGCCTCGCCGTTTTCTACCGCACTATTGTTTTGTTTGTCTCCCTTGTTCCACGGTTGTTCCTCTCCCGAACCCAGGAAGCTGTAGCCGAGGATCTCGATTATGTAAAGAGCAATCGTCACGAAGAAGATAATGCGCCAGGCACCAATAGTTTGCTGTAAGATAGAaagtaaaatgataaaattgacttaCTAGTCCTATCGTTTTTGATCTTACATTTCCATGAGTAATTTGGCCGACGAAAATTGGAACGGTGATTCCGGGCAGAGTAGCAGCGGTGTTGGTGATGGCCATCAAGGTACCGGCATAGTTCGGAGCAATATCAATGTGGTTTGACAGGAATCCGCAGAACATTCCACCAATGGATGTGATGCCGATGGTCATCAGAGCCACCGCAACACCTCGTTGACATCCGATGTAGCACAAGGCCAACAGGCAACACATAGGGATGACGGATGCGATCAAAGTAGCGGTCTTACGAGCGATGGTTGTATTGATCTTTCCCCGAGCACGAAGGGCATCCAGAGTTTTACTGAGAGCCATACTGAAGAACCACATGGTCAAGAACGGAATGGCGGTGACGACGGCATTTTCTTTGATGTTGAACTGCAAAACTTGCTTCATGTAGAACGGCAATTCAATGAGCAACATGTACCAGCCCCAGTTGTTGCAGACATGAGCGATCAAGATTCCGTAAAATGGTGCCGAGGTAAAGACCTTCTTCCATGGAATGGCtggttttggaccactgtgtcCACCTTCTGAACCGAGCGATGAAGTAATGAAGGTACGTTCCTCTTGGCTCATCAAAGCTTGTTTGTTTGGAGTATCTTGAATCAACCAAACCCACAACAGCAACCAGAGACAGCTTAGTCCACCCATTACGTAGAATACTGACTCCCATCCCAAGGTTCCAGCCAACACACCAGCCATCAACATAGAGATAACCGTTCCCAGAGCAGTGCCAGCATAAACTATAGCCGACATAACAGATCGTTCATTTGGTGGAGCCCACGAGGCTAACATCACGTGCATCGACGGGAAAGTGACACCTCCTCCGATACCTTCGCCGATACGCATCGCAATGACGGCTCCGTAGTGCAGGTTCGCCGAAATGGGAGTCAGCAGGGTGCACAGGACGTTGATGAACACCGAGAAgaacatgacccatttggcggAAACGCTTTCCGCGATACGTGCCCCCGGAATCTGGGACACGAAGTATCCCCAGAAGTAGCAACTGAGGATGGCTCCCTGCAGCGGTTCACTCCAGGCGAAGGGTCCGTCCTGTGGATAGAAATAAAAGAGAATTTGTTACTTATCTTGAAACATTATGAATTGTAAAAGTATGATTCTAGAAGTTTTAGATAACATTGTAATAGTATACTTAATTTGATGAGTTCTTGTTTTGTTACGCTTAAATACTTCCTACGAAATTCACTTGGAAAGGGGTCACTATTTGCTCTGAAATCAGACGTCATGGAGAAATTAATAGATGTCTAACTAACTAACTACCATCTTCCATATCGAGTGATGAAATACGCCAGTTAAGAAAAACACCCCTTGAAGTTTACCCCCTTTTCCCTAACATCCAGCTAGGAAATTGCGTCTTGTAGATTTTTGCACCAAGACAGTAGCTTTGAACGAATCCCTGTAATTACCATTTCTAAGTTGAAGAACTttctttcttttgaatcaaaattagcATCACCAATCTAGATGTGCTGTGACTTGCAGTGGTTCATCTTGGATATTTCCTAAGCcatatttaaagtttataacTGGCTATTACTTGTAAAATGGCGTGGAATAAAAACTCGCGTAGTTTAGTTGAAGTAGAAATTTAGAATAGAATTTATTTGCTGCTGAGCACGTTTTTATACCCAACAGAAAAACATATTGCTTAAATATCCGGACACCATATCGAAACGATATGGAAGGTAGAGTGCATTGGGCAGTTACGTTCTTAAAATGTCGTCTAGATAAAGCGGGTTCGTCTATACACCTCCTATGGAACATTCCACATCACAATGGCTAAACTTTTTATTCACTAGTAATAAACTGTACTTTCGATGGAGACAAACTACATCCTTTCCCCAAATGAATCGTACCGGTTACTCAACTTGTACCTTCACTCCCTTGAAATAGTCCATTCAAAAGCAGTTTAGAGCtagtaaatagaaaatttggatCAAGTTGTGATGCGCGATAGTTCGCTACAAACGGGCTGTGCCACGCTACATAGGATGTAAAAATACAGCATACAACAGAAAAACATATTGCTTAAATACAGTTTGTTTACCTTGACAACGGATTAAAAGGTTACTATAATTTATCATAAACTCAACACTCCTCCTTAACCTATGATTACAATCAACTTTTTGAAATCTTGATGCTTTATCCGAGCCAAGGGTTTCGTTAATCCATCTGCTGGTTGCTGGCTCGTGGGGATGTAGTAGATGTTGATGTCTCCTTTTTCAACGACGTCCTTAACGAAATGATAACGGATGGAAATGTGTTTGGACCGTGGGTCTTCGTGCTTCGCGGTGCAGATTACAGACTGATTGTCACACCACAATGTATCCACCTTCTTCCCTTGGGCTTCTTCCAAAACCTGCTGCCACCAGATTCCCTCCTGGGTCGCTTGGGAAAGGGCCATAAACTCAGCTTCGCATGATGACAATGCCACACTCGGTTGCCGCGTGACCTTCCAGGATATCGCTCCTTCCATCTTCTGGAATATGTATCCGGTAGAAGATTTCCGAGTATCTGGATCTCCTCCCCTATCGGCATCCGCATAGCCGAGAGTTGGGATCTTCGTTTTTTGAGTAAACCAGTTGAGCTTCTTTGGTGCCACGGAGATACCACGTTATGCGTTTGCAAGAGCAGCGTTTGCAGAGCAGCAAGCTTCATGCTTCCATCGTACGAAGTGTACACTGCCTTGGACTCGTGCATGTCGAACCGTTTCAGTACGCCTTCGATGTACTGCTGCTGATCGAGGTAAAGCTTGCCATCCTGACGATCCCGTTTGATACGCAGTCCCAAGCAAAACTGCGCTGCTCCTAGGTCcttcattttgaactggttgttCAAAAATGACTTCAGTCtcttcttcaatttttgatcGTTGCTGAATATCAAGAAGTTGTCGAcgtaaattgtcaaattgtcatatACGACATCCTCGCCTCATGGATAATGTAGTACATACAAGGATCCAGCTTCGAACGTATAAAGCTTCGTCCAGCTGGCTGTTCCATAACCTGATGGATTGTTTCAGGCCATATAACGCACGCTTCAGTCTGCACACCTTTGAAGAACTATCGTTGAACCCTTCCGGTTGTTCCATGTAGATGTCCTCCGAAAGCTCTCCTTGTAAGAACATTGTTACTGCGTCCATCTGGGCGGATGAGCGCCCAGGTTTCGTTTTCGGCAAGCGCTTTCATTTCTTCCTGTGTGGCCATCTTCCAGCTATGGTGATTCGAACTCCCCATAGCGTCGGTGTAGCTCGTTGGATCGGCCTCGTCGCCAAACTGTAAGGAACCAGGACCAGTAACAGGATTAAAACAGATGAAGTCTTTATAATTGCCTGGAAAAACGCGCTCCCTACCGCTGTGCCTCGACCCTTGCTGCTCATCAGTTGGTCTTGTTTTTAGTTGCGGTGGGAGCGCCTCGTCAGGCTTCACCGTTAGGCTCCTTCACAATCGATTCAGCTTCTGGGTGAACATCCGGTATGGCTTCAACATTTTGTTCACTCTGCAGAACAACGCTTTGATGATCTACTCCTGGATTGACCATGTTCGGCTGCCTTGGAGTCATACTGTAGAACAATTCCGTTAGTTCTACCGTAGTTCCTCTGGAATTTTAGCCGGTTTCCCTTTGTTAATCCGCCATAGCCCATTTGTCTCGGATCCAGATGCAATTATGTCACCATCTTCATCCAGGATCTCCCAACGACTGCTCGGAACACTACTTGCAACCCTTTGTTGCAGATTTTGCTGATAGACTGTAGGTTGGTTGCTATATCGGGAACTAGAAGAACATCGCGTACTTCGATGGGACCTTCTTCAACCTGGTCATGTGGGAACTGGCCACCAAATCAAAAAATCACTCGTATAATCCTCTCGCCATCATCACCGCGAATAATGCCTTGCCTTTCTTCGATCTTTCTGGATTCAAAGAACCTTGTTATTCGGGACAATTGGCTGCGTAATGGCCAGGTTGATTGCAGTTGAACAAACGCTCTGTCTTCTAGCACCATCAGACCGAGAAACACCCTTCGCATGCCGAAACTTTTGCTTCGTGTGCAGGGTACCTTCATCACCAGAGTTTGTCAATGGCCACATAACGTTTTGAAGAATCTTCGTTTTGATGGCATCGGACGCCAACTTCATTCGCGACGCTTGAATGCCCATTATCATTAGGGCATAGTAAGCCGGAAGACCCTTCAGCAGCAAAGATGCCAGCCACTGATCGTTAACCTGGAAACCGATTTCACACAGGCTGTCGGTTGTCCTGACCATCTCATCGACCAATGCAGTGGTCACTGGTCAATAACGCTGTACGACGTAGGAGTCCACGACATCAAGCCGGTTACGAACGAAGACATGGTGGTCATTGAGTGGTGAAGGTATTTACATATAAGAACAACAGATCCTAATTACAGAGCGCACTTTGGCTGATGGTCCTGCAAGTGTTCTATACCTAAATGAACATCTTAGCAGATGCAGCTTCAGCTTTTGTCATTGTGTGCATGATTACATAATTCCGGTGGAAGACGAGAAATGTAATGAggcaagggttttttttttggtatttctcCATTGTCATCTTTCTCCTTTTCTCTATCGCCagcttcagactggtacgggagaccccgagacgtgtgccggttaggtaacacTTTCATagtaactcacgcccgtcacagcatccactatcccggggacTTCGAGACGTTTGTTaattaggtaacgctttcaaagtaactcgcgcccgtcacaacATCCACTCCCGCAGGAggccaaggcatggccgattcagaaactaccaagctagaattccgtcacgaccaccccgaatggtatctccgcttccttttgcttgctacaggaaagatcgtagctgagtacgtgagaccttttaagtcccaccacacctatgagtccagattagggttataccgtgCCCTAAGAtagcgttgcttttgaattgtagcgtcatacgaggcccaagaccttccgttagcttgtcaaatttggttgactatctcgctctctccgttcatcatctttcctgattcttattaaatcgcgcatgatttgcgagatttcgtcgactatagcacgccacaAAGCACGCCACTATAGCACgccagacaaagatagcatgttctgccgattcgtccgtatctacgcattccgggcaataaggcaagctgataagcttaaaccgataaaggtattgcttaaagcacccatgacccgaaaggaactgcttcaggtagaagttgacctctccatacttccgatttacccagtctgaaagtctcgggattagcctatgcgtccatcttgcgttgttcgatgcgccCCATTGtccctgccacttgagcattgacgctgcacgttgaattttacgcactTCTATAACAGCTCTTGCATTGTAACACTCCATATCTTCCGCCAGAGTTATATCGATGGGAAACATGCCCGCGGTGACAAAatctgcatctgctgatatggtacTGTATGCACAGGAAACGCGCATGGCTAtgcgtaatttggatctgttgcgctctacctctatcgtggagctccaggccgctccaccgtatcgtagtttggacagtgctacgctcgcaaggagacgtctcttgatACTCTtcggaccatggcagttcggcataatccaggccaatgaatcgatgactttcgatgcacagtatttgacatgtgcaccaaaacttaagcgattgtcgaccattactccaaggtatttcagctgctgtttcgaagatgtcatgtgccctccaacagtaatctccatatGCGGCACAACTCTCTTATTGGTCTCGAGCAGAACTTctgttttatggtgagctatctgaagcttaactccctccatccagatgccaaccctttctacggacaccgttgcaaggtcttctacctcctcgattgttttgccggtgatcatgagcacgatatcgtcagcaaatccaactatctgcacgcctgctggtagtttcatcGTTAACACCTCATTGTACATGACATTCCAAAGCACAattccgagtatggaaccctgtggaacacccgctgttaagGCAGTAGATTGTTATCccgtttcggtttcgtacgaaagaactcgattttcgaagaagcttcctcgAGTcttgacgtacgaaaccgaaactgggttacgatctactaccctaacagcgggtgttccacatgAGGCAA
It includes:
- the LOC129748075 gene encoding sialin, yielding MGDNAVPIKGNVLGSLLPARYILAVLGSIGMAIIYGLKVNLSVAMVAMLNHSALAHNAPMSHEASHQTAAEPVCQGGNSTEAVEDGPFAWSEPLQGAILSCYFWGYFVSQIPGARIAESVSAKWVMFFSVFINVLCTLLTPISANLHYGAVIAMRIGEGIGGGVTFPSMHVMLASWAPPNERSVMSAIVYAGTALGTVISMLMAGVLAGTLGWESVFYVMGGLSCLWLLLWVWLIQDTPNKQALMSQEERTFITSSLGSEGGHSGPKPAIPWKKVFTSAPFYGILIAHVCNNWGWYMLLIELPFYMKQVLQFNIKENAVVTAIPFLTMWFFSMALSKTLDALRARGKINTTIARKTATLIASVIPMCCLLALCYIGCQRGVAVALMTIGITSIGGMFCGFLSNHIDIAPNYAGTLMAITNTAATLPGITVPIFVGQITHGNQTIGAWRIIFFVTIALYIIEILGYSFLGSGEEQPWNKGDKQNNSAVENGEAEATPLNTKESKTYTPQDE